A genomic stretch from Ureibacillus composti includes:
- a CDS encoding peptide ABC transporter substrate-binding protein, translating to MKKYWLILMCFVAILLAACSDKESEGGGEKSGDAVEYKLVYSGEIKTLNYLKTAETNEFAVAANLVDGLIEYDKYGIVKPGLATEWSSNEDATVWTFKLREGVKWVTHDGEEYADVVAQDFVDGLAYVLDAKNESATSWIATVVKNGDAFYNGEITDFSQVGVKAIDEHTLEYTLEAPAPYFLSMLNYVCFFPVNGEFLAEKGDSFGTTRENFLYNGAYILDKFEPQNQRVLVKNETYWDKENVFIDRIRYKYNKEAATVAPELFLRGEVDYAGIPSSILDEWFNDEEKKSLVRQSKTDFYSYFYALNFDPQFDAEFEPENWKIAVNNKDFRKSLFHALDRESAMLTLEPYNPTALLKNTITPKNFVDVDGVDYTQLEPLKDISNNDSFNKDLALEYKEKALAALTGKATFPVKVLMPYNSGVPDWANRSQVIEQQVENLLGADYVDIILEPGPSTGFLSEVRRPGKFALLEANWGPDYADPSTYTDPFTEGGTYNKPELAEGYADENGKSKYQNLVDAAKAEIDPAKRYQLFAEAEAFLIDEAFVIPYAVGTSGGVGYVASKLNPFEAQYSPFGVTAEKYKGQHLLDKPMSNDEFKEALAQWETERAEALAK from the coding sequence ATGAAGAAATACTGGTTAATATTAATGTGCTTCGTTGCAATTCTTTTAGCTGCATGTAGCGACAAAGAATCTGAAGGCGGGGGAGAAAAAAGCGGAGATGCAGTTGAGTACAAACTTGTTTATTCCGGAGAAATCAAAACATTAAACTACTTAAAAACTGCTGAAACAAATGAGTTTGCTGTAGCTGCTAACTTAGTAGATGGTTTGATTGAGTATGATAAATACGGAATTGTAAAACCTGGCTTAGCAACGGAATGGTCTTCAAATGAAGATGCCACTGTGTGGACATTTAAATTACGCGAAGGTGTGAAATGGGTAACACATGATGGGGAAGAATACGCTGATGTTGTAGCGCAAGACTTCGTTGACGGATTAGCTTACGTGCTTGACGCTAAAAATGAATCCGCAACATCATGGATTGCGACAGTCGTAAAAAATGGGGATGCATTCTACAACGGAGAGATTACTGACTTCTCACAAGTAGGCGTGAAAGCAATTGATGAACATACATTGGAGTACACATTAGAGGCACCAGCGCCTTATTTCCTTTCAATGCTGAACTATGTATGTTTCTTCCCAGTTAATGGTGAATTCTTAGCTGAAAAAGGTGACAGCTTTGGTACAACTCGTGAAAACTTCCTTTATAACGGGGCGTATATTTTAGATAAATTTGAGCCTCAAAACCAGCGTGTACTTGTGAAAAACGAAACATATTGGGATAAAGAAAATGTGTTTATCGATCGCATTCGTTACAAATATAACAAAGAAGCTGCAACAGTAGCGCCTGAATTATTCTTACGTGGAGAAGTTGACTATGCTGGAATTCCATCATCAATTCTTGATGAATGGTTCAATGATGAAGAGAAGAAATCGCTTGTTCGTCAAAGTAAAACAGACTTTTATTCATATTTCTATGCACTAAACTTTGATCCACAGTTTGATGCTGAATTTGAGCCGGAAAATTGGAAAATTGCAGTGAATAACAAAGATTTCCGTAAGTCGCTGTTCCATGCGCTTGATCGTGAATCGGCAATGTTGACTTTAGAACCTTATAATCCAACAGCTTTACTTAAAAACACAATTACACCGAAAAACTTTGTTGATGTTGACGGTGTAGATTATACACAATTGGAACCATTAAAAGACATCTCAAATAACGATTCATTTAATAAAGACCTAGCACTTGAGTACAAGGAAAAAGCTTTGGCAGCACTCACTGGAAAAGCAACTTTCCCAGTGAAAGTATTAATGCCATACAATTCAGGTGTTCCTGATTGGGCAAACCGTTCTCAAGTAATCGAGCAACAAGTTGAGAATTTATTAGGTGCAGATTATGTAGATATTATTCTAGAGCCAGGTCCATCAACAGGCTTCTTATCTGAAGTACGTCGACCAGGTAAATTTGCTCTATTAGAAGCAAACTGGGGCCCAGACTATGCGGATCCTTCAACTTACACAGATCCATTTACTGAAGGAGGCACATACAACAAGCCAGAGCTTGCTGAAGGCTATGCAGATGAAAATGGGAAGAGTAAGTATCAAAATCTTGTAGATGCAGCAAAAGCTGAAATAGATCCGGCAAAACGTTACCAATTATTTGCTGAGGCAGAAGCTTTCTTAATCGATGAAGCGTTTGTTATCCCTTATGCAGTGGGTACATCTGGTGGGGTAGGTTATGTGGCTTCTAAATTGAATCCATTTGAGGCACAATACTCTCCGTTTGGTGTAACTGCTGAGAAATACAAAGGGCAACATCTATTAGATAAGCCAATGAGTAATGATGAGTTTAAAGAAGCTCTTGCGCAGTGGGAAACAGAACGTGCAGAGGCTTTAGCAAAATAG
- a CDS encoding M55 family metallopeptidase: protein MKVYISADLEGITGTTAWIETELNTQDIQPFLKQMTKEVEAAIEGAIAGGATEILLKDAHDSARNLDISNLPVNCRVIRGWTGEPMCMVAGLDESFDRAIFIGYHSKGGSERNPLAHTLAVNTDVKINGEYASEFLINTYAAALHGVPVAFVSGDVGLTEEIQTVNENIITFATKEGIGSATVSVSPKLTIKETKRLVEEAMKVEREVLQVKLPERYVVEIVYRDHTRAYRNSFYPGATFKPHNTVEFVTNDYYEVLRVLQFLT, encoded by the coding sequence ATGAAGGTTTATATTAGTGCAGATCTTGAAGGGATTACAGGAACAACCGCTTGGATTGAAACCGAATTGAACACACAGGATATTCAGCCATTTTTAAAGCAAATGACAAAAGAGGTAGAAGCTGCAATTGAAGGGGCAATTGCAGGGGGAGCAACAGAGATTCTACTAAAAGATGCACATGATTCGGCGCGTAATCTTGATATTTCAAATTTACCAGTAAACTGCAGGGTTATTCGTGGTTGGACAGGTGAACCGATGTGTATGGTCGCAGGACTTGATGAAAGCTTTGACCGTGCCATTTTTATCGGATATCACAGTAAGGGCGGCAGTGAACGTAACCCGTTAGCTCATACACTTGCGGTTAATACGGATGTCAAAATAAACGGGGAATATGCAAGTGAGTTTTTAATTAATACATATGCTGCGGCTTTACATGGAGTGCCAGTAGCATTCGTGAGTGGAGATGTTGGGTTAACAGAAGAAATCCAAACAGTAAATGAAAATATCATTACTTTTGCTACTAAAGAAGGTATTGGTAGTGCAACGGTAAGTGTAAGCCCAAAGTTAACGATTAAAGAAACGAAACGATTAGTAGAAGAAGCAATGAAGGTTGAGCGTGAAGTTTTACAAGTGAAACTACCTGAACGTTACGTCGTTGAAATTGTTTACCGCGATCATACAAGAGCATACCGGAATTCCTTTTATCCGGGAGCGACGTTTAAACCGCATAACACGGTTGAGTTCGTAACTAATGATTATTATGAAGTTTTACGTGTCCTACAGTTTTTAACATAA
- a CDS encoding LD-carboxypeptidase, whose amino-acid sequence MRIPKSLKKGDTIGLISASSPTPPEVLPEAIKRVEALGFNVVVGETCRERHGYLAGTDELRAQELNQMFSDPKIHGIFCIRGGYGATKILPYLDYEMIKANPKVFAGYSDVTALHIAFHQKCGFVTYHTPMPSTEFVKPEMDEYSWNSFISTVMNTEASGYRLENPDGEPITTLVGGEATGQLVGGNLTLVVASLGTPYEIDTKGKILFLEDIDEYERSIDRMLTHLKLAGKLDDAAGLLLGAWTDCGPQNPKRPEQSLRLQTIFDEILVPIGKPILKDVVCGHCLPTMSLPLGRTVRFNADSQIIEVIE is encoded by the coding sequence ATGAGAATACCAAAGTCACTGAAGAAAGGTGATACGATTGGGCTAATCAGTGCATCTAGCCCAACTCCACCAGAAGTCTTACCTGAAGCGATTAAACGTGTTGAAGCACTAGGATTTAATGTGGTTGTGGGGGAAACATGCCGAGAAAGACATGGTTACTTAGCCGGGACAGATGAACTTCGCGCCCAAGAATTGAATCAAATGTTTAGCGATCCAAAAATTCATGGGATCTTTTGTATTCGTGGTGGCTATGGTGCAACAAAAATACTCCCCTACCTTGACTATGAAATGATTAAAGCCAATCCGAAAGTGTTCGCGGGTTATAGTGATGTAACGGCATTACATATCGCTTTTCATCAAAAATGTGGCTTTGTAACTTACCATACACCCATGCCTTCAACTGAATTTGTAAAGCCGGAGATGGATGAGTATTCCTGGAATAGTTTCATTAGTACTGTAATGAATACAGAAGCTTCAGGATATCGCTTAGAAAATCCGGACGGTGAACCAATAACAACCTTGGTGGGGGGAGAGGCAACGGGACAGTTAGTTGGTGGGAACTTAACTTTAGTTGTTGCTTCTCTTGGTACGCCATATGAGATTGATACAAAAGGGAAAATTTTATTTTTAGAAGATATCGATGAATACGAGCGGAGCATTGACCGTATGCTAACCCATTTAAAACTCGCTGGGAAGCTAGATGATGCAGCAGGGCTATTGTTAGGTGCTTGGACAGATTGTGGTCCGCAAAATCCAAAGCGACCAGAGCAAAGCTTGCGGTTACAAACTATTTTTGACGAGATTTTAGTTCCTATAGGGAAACCGATTTTAAAGGATGTGGTTTGTGGTCATTGCTTACCAACGATGTCACTTCCGCTAGGTCGAACAGTTAGATTTAATGCTGACTCCCAAATTATTGAAGTAATTGAGTAG
- a CDS encoding ABC transporter ATP-binding protein: MGELQTRERVLSIQNLIIKFKLRGQVLTAIRDISLDLYKGECLAIVGESGSGKSVLVKSIMGLLDKNGYIDQGQILYQNMDLAEFTTEKDWLKIRGKEIAMVTQDPMTSLNPLKTIGKQIEECVVLHQGLKGKSAYEETLKLLRDVGIHDVEKRYKQYPHEFSGGMRQRIVIAIAVACNPKILICDEPTTALDVTIQAQILQLLTNLQKKYGLTTIFITHDLGVVAKVADRIAVMYAGDIIEVGKTEEVFFDGKHPYTWALISSLPQLGTKGDQLYSIKGTPPNLFKEVKGDAFAPRNQFALEIDFLERPPFFKVSETHYARTWLLDPRAPKVELPKALQAFFEEGRRLAHEK, translated from the coding sequence ATGGGGGAATTACAAACAAGAGAGCGTGTCCTATCGATTCAAAACTTGATTATCAAATTCAAACTTCGTGGACAAGTGTTAACTGCCATTCGTGATATATCACTAGATTTATATAAGGGTGAATGTCTAGCCATTGTAGGGGAGTCCGGCTCAGGGAAATCTGTTCTGGTGAAATCTATTATGGGTTTACTCGATAAAAACGGTTATATCGATCAAGGACAAATTTTATATCAAAATATGGATCTAGCTGAATTTACTACTGAAAAGGATTGGCTTAAGATTCGCGGAAAAGAAATTGCCATGGTAACGCAAGATCCGATGACTTCATTAAATCCACTCAAAACGATTGGAAAGCAAATTGAAGAATGTGTTGTATTACATCAAGGGTTAAAAGGTAAGTCCGCATATGAAGAGACATTAAAATTACTTCGAGATGTTGGAATTCACGATGTTGAAAAACGTTACAAGCAATATCCTCATGAGTTCTCAGGTGGGATGAGGCAGCGTATCGTAATAGCAATAGCTGTTGCATGTAATCCCAAAATTTTAATTTGTGATGAACCGACAACAGCGCTTGATGTAACAATTCAGGCCCAAATACTACAGCTTTTAACAAACCTTCAAAAGAAATATGGTTTAACAACAATCTTCATTACTCATGATTTGGGGGTTGTTGCCAAAGTAGCAGACCGCATTGCTGTTATGTATGCTGGCGATATTATTGAGGTTGGCAAAACAGAAGAAGTATTTTTTGATGGAAAGCACCCTTATACATGGGCGTTAATTTCATCCCTCCCACAGCTTGGAACGAAGGGAGATCAGTTGTATTCGATTAAAGGTACACCGCCGAACTTATTCAAAGAGGTGAAGGGGGATGCTTTTGCTCCACGGAATCAATTTGCCCTTGAAATTGACTTTTTAGAACGCCCACCATTCTTTAAAGTGAGTGAAACGCACTATGCTCGCACATGGCTTTTAGATCCTAGAGCGCCTAAAGTAGAGCTCCCGAAAGCTTTGCAAGCATTCTTTGAAGAAGGGAGACGTTTAGCACATGAAAAATAG
- a CDS encoding dipeptide epimerase, giving the protein MKITDIVVGEVEAPLITPFKTALRTVYSIRNVAVYVHTDNGQVGIGEAAPTAVITGETRVSIKRAIEGYIKPAIVGMDLDDIAQIMDRLDKSIYKNTSAKAAVDMAVYDLFGKRYQTPLYKILGGYRKELVTDITISVNDKEEMVKDSLDAVKRGFTILKVKVGKDPIGDVERVVSIREAVGPDITLRVDANQGWTPKQAVRIIRALEDANTNIELVEQPVHHDDLAGMQYVTANTFTNILADESVFSSKDAFTIIEKRAADLINIKLMKTGGIFQAQKLCQIAEANGIECMIGCMLETKISVSAAAHFAASQKNITMVDLDGPSLCMKDPIAGGPLFESERITMTDHAGIGFSL; this is encoded by the coding sequence ATGAAAATAACAGATATTGTTGTAGGGGAAGTAGAGGCTCCATTAATCACGCCCTTTAAAACGGCGCTTCGGACAGTTTATAGCATTCGAAATGTAGCGGTGTATGTGCATACCGATAACGGACAGGTTGGCATTGGGGAGGCTGCACCAACAGCAGTTATCACAGGTGAAACAAGGGTGTCCATAAAACGAGCCATTGAGGGATATATTAAACCAGCAATTGTCGGAATGGATCTAGACGATATCGCTCAAATCATGGATCGACTCGATAAAAGTATTTACAAAAATACAAGCGCGAAAGCAGCAGTTGATATGGCTGTATATGACCTTTTTGGAAAACGCTATCAAACACCGCTTTATAAAATACTTGGAGGCTATCGTAAAGAGTTGGTCACTGACATCACAATCAGTGTCAATGACAAGGAAGAAATGGTCAAAGATAGTCTGGATGCAGTAAAGAGAGGGTTCACCATTCTAAAGGTTAAGGTCGGAAAAGACCCAATTGGTGATGTGGAGCGTGTAGTATCTATACGTGAAGCGGTCGGACCAGATATTACATTGCGAGTTGATGCAAATCAAGGGTGGACGCCAAAACAAGCAGTTCGAATTATTCGAGCCCTTGAAGATGCTAATACAAATATTGAATTAGTTGAGCAGCCTGTTCATCATGATGATTTGGCAGGGATGCAATATGTAACAGCCAATACATTTACGAATATTTTGGCTGATGAGAGTGTCTTTTCTTCAAAGGATGCCTTCACAATAATTGAAAAACGAGCTGCTGACTTAATTAACATTAAGTTAATGAAAACAGGGGGAATCTTTCAAGCACAAAAGCTTTGTCAAATAGCAGAGGCAAATGGCATTGAATGTATGATTGGCTGCATGCTTGAAACGAAAATTAGTGTTAGCGCGGCAGCTCATTTTGCTGCATCCCAGAAGAACATCACAATGGTGGATTTGGACGGGCCTAGTTTATGTATGAAAGATCCGATTGCTGGTGGTCCTTTGTTCGAAAGTGAACGAATTACAATGACAGATCATGCTGGTATTGGGTTTTCATTATAA
- a CDS encoding ABC transporter permease, which produces MGIYTKEISNISDKSSEQLFKFAVSDDHQAEETAYSNYSYWQSTWKSFLKNRVAVFLLALVLIIVFFTLLQPYLPGQKSPTEIYLDEQTGSQARNIAPGSEFWFGTNSIGQDLWSRIWAGTRTSLLIGFVVALVEVVVGIAIGAMWGFSRRLEAPITQAYYIVENIPTTIVLILMSYILRPSISTIIIAMCITGWVEMARFIRNQIVILRDREYNLASKCLGTPSYRIILKNLLPYLISIIMLRMSLAIPFAIGSEVFLTYIGLGLPVSEPSLGNLINEGRVLMMSPDLRYQLFFPSIVLSVITIAFYIIGNAFADAADPKNHV; this is translated from the coding sequence ATGGGTATCTACACAAAAGAAATTTCTAATATTTCTGATAAGTCTAGTGAGCAATTATTTAAGTTTGCTGTATCTGATGATCATCAAGCAGAGGAAACAGCTTACTCTAATTATTCTTATTGGCAATCGACATGGAAGTCCTTCTTAAAAAATCGAGTTGCTGTGTTTTTATTAGCGCTTGTGTTGATCATTGTATTCTTTACACTCCTCCAACCTTACTTGCCAGGTCAAAAGTCGCCAACGGAAATTTATCTTGATGAACAAACGGGTTCGCAGGCGCGGAATATTGCACCAGGTTCAGAATTTTGGTTTGGAACGAATTCAATTGGTCAGGATTTATGGTCACGTATTTGGGCAGGAACACGTACATCCTTATTAATCGGATTTGTCGTAGCATTAGTCGAAGTCGTGGTTGGGATTGCCATCGGTGCAATGTGGGGATTCTCGCGAAGATTAGAAGCACCGATTACGCAAGCCTACTACATTGTGGAAAACATCCCAACGACTATTGTTCTAATTTTAATGTCATATATATTACGTCCAAGTATATCGACAATTATTATCGCCATGTGTATTACCGGTTGGGTGGAGATGGCTCGGTTTATTCGTAATCAAATTGTCATTCTGCGTGACCGTGAATATAACTTAGCTTCAAAATGTTTAGGAACACCAAGCTATCGAATTATTCTTAAAAACTTATTACCATACTTAATCTCCATTATTATGTTACGAATGAGTTTAGCCATCCCGTTTGCGATTGGGTCGGAAGTATTTTTAACCTATATAGGATTAGGGTTGCCTGTTAGTGAGCCTTCTTTAGGAAATTTAATAAACGAAGGTCGTGTACTAATGATGTCACCCGATTTACGTTATCAATTATTCTTCCCAAGTATTGTATTAAGTGTGATTACGATTGCGTTCTATATTATTGGAAATGCGTTTGCCGATGCTGCAGATCCAAAAAATCACGTGTAA
- a CDS encoding ATP-binding cassette domain-containing protein — MKNREVLLEVKNLKVEFGKGKSKFTAIDDVSFEIYKGETFGLVGESGSGKTTIGRAIMRLNEVTGGQILFHGKPINGKISKDWEREIIQKIQMIFQDPMASLNERAKVDYIISEGLINTKKYKSEKEREEKVRKALLAVGLLPEFASRFPHEFSGGQRQRIGIARSLVMEPEFIIADEPISALDVSIRAQVLNLLSSLQESNNLTYLFIAHDLSIVRFITDRTAVIYKGNIVELAETEKLFNNPLHPYTRALLSAVPEPNPFKERAKVVEIYDPSQHDYDRYPPSFVEVEEGHFVLANEEEATRYREKISLGVS; from the coding sequence ATGAAAAATAGAGAAGTATTACTTGAAGTAAAAAACTTGAAAGTTGAATTTGGTAAAGGGAAAAGTAAATTCACTGCCATTGACGATGTTAGCTTTGAAATCTATAAAGGAGAAACATTCGGATTAGTTGGGGAATCAGGTTCTGGTAAAACAACGATTGGTCGAGCAATTATGAGACTCAATGAAGTAACAGGTGGACAGATTTTATTCCACGGCAAACCGATTAACGGCAAAATCTCAAAGGACTGGGAACGCGAAATCATCCAAAAAATCCAAATGATTTTCCAAGATCCAATGGCTTCTTTAAATGAACGTGCAAAGGTAGATTATATTATTTCGGAAGGTCTTATTAATACGAAGAAATATAAAAGTGAAAAAGAGCGCGAGGAAAAGGTACGTAAAGCTTTACTTGCAGTTGGGCTACTTCCTGAATTTGCAAGCCGCTTCCCTCATGAATTTTCAGGTGGTCAACGTCAACGAATAGGGATTGCCCGTTCATTAGTAATGGAACCGGAGTTTATTATTGCCGATGAACCGATTTCAGCATTAGATGTGTCTATCCGGGCGCAAGTATTAAACTTACTTTCAAGTCTACAGGAATCAAACAATTTAACCTATTTATTTATTGCTCATGATTTATCCATTGTTCGCTTTATTACAGACAGAACTGCCGTCATTTATAAAGGAAACATCGTGGAGTTAGCCGAGACGGAGAAGCTATTCAACAATCCACTTCATCCGTATACACGGGCATTATTATCTGCAGTACCTGAACCAAACCCCTTTAAGGAACGGGCCAAAGTGGTGGAAATCTATGATCCAAGCCAGCATGATTATGACCGATATCCACCTTCGTTTGTTGAAGTTGAGGAAGGACATTTTGTATTAGCAAATGAAGAAGAAGCCACGCGGTATCGTGAAAAAATAAGTTTGGGGGTTTCATAG
- a CDS encoding ABC transporter permease: MLKYIGKRLLQSVFTLFVIVTIVFLLLRLMPEEGYLGAAADKMSPEQQEIYLTNLGLRDPILVQLGNFYTNLISGDFGKSITYRQDVPVLDIIADKFMYSVSFGLGAVALSLIIGVPLGILMAQMKGRWLDRLGTGYIVFVVAVPAMVYYLIIQMYITEIFDLPMLFDEYDPISWVLPLISLALAPTASYAMWMRRYMVDELNRDYIKLARAKGVKERTLMFKHVLRNAFIPLAQYLPATILFTIAGSIYVESLYSIPGMGGLLVDAIQRQDNNVVQGLVLVFSSLGIIGLILGDIAMALVDPRIKLGKGESVR, from the coding sequence ATGTTGAAGTACATAGGGAAACGATTATTACAGTCCGTATTCACTTTATTTGTTATTGTCACGATTGTTTTCTTATTACTGCGCTTAATGCCAGAAGAGGGGTATTTAGGAGCTGCAGCAGATAAGATGTCACCAGAACAACAGGAAATATATTTAACAAATTTAGGCCTTAGGGACCCAATCTTAGTTCAGCTAGGAAATTTTTATACAAATTTAATTTCAGGTGATTTTGGAAAGTCCATCACATATCGTCAGGATGTCCCTGTTCTTGATATCATTGCGGATAAATTCATGTACTCCGTGTCATTTGGATTGGGCGCTGTTGCGTTGTCATTAATTATTGGCGTACCACTTGGTATTTTAATGGCACAAATGAAAGGGAGATGGCTTGATCGACTAGGGACTGGCTACATTGTATTCGTAGTTGCTGTACCGGCGATGGTGTATTACTTAATTATTCAAATGTATATAACAGAGATTTTCGACTTACCAATGCTTTTTGATGAGTATGACCCTATTAGTTGGGTACTTCCATTAATATCGTTGGCCTTAGCACCGACTGCATCTTACGCGATGTGGATGCGACGCTATATGGTTGATGAACTAAACAGAGATTATATTAAACTAGCAAGAGCTAAAGGGGTAAAAGAACGTACTTTAATGTTCAAGCATGTTCTTAGAAATGCATTTATTCCGTTGGCACAGTACTTACCAGCAACCATTCTTTTTACGATTGCAGGCTCCATCTATGTTGAGTCTTTGTACTCAATCCCAGGGATGGGAGGGTTACTTGTTGATGCGATCCAACGTCAGGATAATAACGTTGTACAAGGCCTAGTTCTAGTATTCTCATCACTTGGAATTATTGGTTTGATATTAGGTGATATTGCAATGGCCCTTGTTGACCCACGAATTAAGTTAGGGAAAGGGGAGAGTGTACGCTAA
- a CDS encoding M15 family metallopeptidase, translating into MELVHIQEKISEPIELLVPKQQHEPPVSENNEPLILMKEEHPRIFIKSMYYIQNIPNSLKFIYLRKGVYERIQQALNILPKNLSFILYDGYRPFEAQKHLFNQFLDETKKKHPDYTAEEVLEKTLTFVSYPSTESKYRSPHLTGGAIDLTLGDLKGNELDLGTVFDAMDEKSATRYFELHPKENGEALINRRILYNSMIAVGFTNYSEEWWHYDYGNVTWARRVGAPVGIYGAIEADVQDNIIKGYRYI; encoded by the coding sequence ATGGAGTTGGTACATATTCAAGAGAAGATTTCTGAACCAATTGAGTTATTAGTCCCAAAACAGCAACATGAACCACCTGTTTCAGAAAATAATGAACCACTTATTTTAATGAAAGAAGAGCACCCAAGGATCTTTATTAAGTCAATGTACTATATACAAAATATTCCCAATAGTCTTAAATTTATATATTTGCGTAAAGGTGTCTATGAACGTATTCAACAGGCATTAAACATTTTGCCCAAGAATTTAAGTTTCATATTGTACGATGGCTATCGACCGTTTGAGGCGCAAAAACATTTATTTAATCAATTTTTAGATGAAACCAAGAAAAAACATCCGGATTATACAGCAGAGGAAGTATTAGAAAAAACATTAACGTTTGTCTCGTATCCCAGCACGGAATCAAAATACCGTTCTCCTCATTTAACAGGGGGAGCCATTGATTTAACCTTAGGCGATCTAAAAGGAAATGAACTAGATCTTGGGACAGTTTTTGATGCAATGGATGAAAAGTCTGCAACACGTTATTTTGAACTTCATCCAAAGGAGAATGGCGAAGCATTAATAAATCGCCGAATTTTATATAACAGTATGATAGCAGTTGGCTTTACAAATTACTCTGAAGAATGGTGGCACTATGATTATGGCAATGTCACTTGGGCAAGAAGAGTGGGAGCACCAGTAGGTATTTATGGGGCCATTGAGGCGGATGTTCAAGACAATATCATAAAGGGGTATCGATATATATGA
- a CDS encoding serine hydrolase, whose product MKQNINQMIQDVPFNVHLFVKGAKENQFLIGEQLDEVFSSASLIKVPILLAVLDHLERTNQSPNQLLEVTPENLVEFSVLTEQKVTSCTLYELLVWMIITSDNSATNVLIDYIGMEALNVYFSNFGLTQTKLQRKMMDFKRLEQGYDNVTTARDMAHVFTSLYRQTLLSQHNNTIAIDILSRQRIFEGLKRYLVDDVKIAHKTGGLETVDHDVGIVYTKSVDYIIGVFVTEVSNNDEARQLIGRISKVVYNEFMGKERNGK is encoded by the coding sequence ATGAAGCAGAACATTAATCAAATGATTCAAGATGTACCGTTCAATGTTCATTTATTTGTGAAAGGGGCAAAGGAAAATCAGTTTTTAATTGGCGAACAACTTGATGAAGTATTTTCGAGCGCGAGTCTAATTAAGGTGCCAATTCTACTTGCGGTTTTAGATCATCTCGAGCGAACAAATCAATCTCCGAATCAATTACTTGAAGTTACACCAGAAAATCTAGTGGAGTTTAGTGTACTTACTGAGCAGAAGGTAACTTCTTGTACATTATATGAACTGTTAGTATGGATGATTATTACGAGCGATAATTCAGCAACAAATGTGCTGATTGATTATATCGGAATGGAAGCACTAAACGTCTATTTTAGTAATTTTGGACTTACACAAACAAAGCTTCAGCGTAAGATGATGGACTTTAAGCGACTTGAGCAAGGCTATGATAATGTTACAACTGCGCGTGATATGGCCCATGTTTTTACTAGTTTATATCGACAGACATTACTATCCCAGCATAATAACACCATTGCCATTGATATATTGAGTCGCCAACGCATTTTTGAAGGTTTAAAACGTTATTTAGTGGATGATGTAAAAATCGCCCATAAAACAGGTGGACTTGAAACGGTTGATCATGATGTTGGAATTGTATATACCAAATCAGTGGATTACATTATTGGCGTTTTTGTAACAGAAGTTTCAAATAATGATGAGGCTAGACAATTGATTGGACGTATTTCAAAAGTTGTTTATAACGAATTCATGGGAAAGGAGCGGAATGGTAAATGA